A single region of the Branchiostoma lanceolatum isolate klBraLanc5 chromosome 1, klBraLanc5.hap2, whole genome shotgun sequence genome encodes:
- the LOC136447679 gene encoding calcium-activated chloride channel regulator 2-like has translation MLPPSRVNDLAVVEVSYAEATVTLRWTALGDDFDQGGPAHYVEIRYGRDFDQLADDFHGSASVNHSQVLRGSLTSPSEPGSVQTIVILVPDRGDNVTFVFALRMCDEADNCGDPSNIVTANLEYIPLPVNDIDTVTLIVIVVCIALLVVVVILVFCRGNRTETARSTQPPSANDNPSFVPTV, from the exons ATGCTGCCACCGTCGCGAGTGAACGACCTTGCGGTGGTGGAGGTTTCCTACGCTGAGGCGACCGTTACGCTGAGGTGGACAGCGCTTGGTGACGACTTCGATCAGGGAGGTCCAG CACACTATGTTGAGATCCGGTACGGTCGCGACTTTGACCAACTCGCTGACGACTTTCACGGCTCGGCTTCAGTCAACCACTCTCAAGTGCTGCGGGGAAGCCTGACGTCACCATCGGAACCCGGCAGCGTGCAGACCATCGTCATCCTCGTCCCAGACCGAGGCGACAACGTCACGTTCGTCTTCGCCTTGCGCATGTGTGACGAAGCGGACAACTGCGGGGACCCCTCCAACATTGTGACGGCAAATCTCGAGTACATCCCCTTGCCCGTAAACGATATCGATACGGTCACCTtgattgttattgttgtttgcATCGCGCTTCTTGTTGTGGTCGTCATCTTAGTTTTCTGCAGAGGCAATAGAACAGAGACGGCAAGATCTACCCAGCCACCGTCAGCTAATGACAATCCTTCATTCGTTCCGACGGTGTAG
- the LOC136447777 gene encoding TPR repeat-containing protein DDB_G0287407-like codes for MDPATLRKLKERQPPPCEMKLLDLDQQARRNIATAYFKEYNKILDDEQLDLLTSSAGAGNPVWLAMACEELRVFGDFSRLTEKIKCLPASMEGLMHICITRVVKEDDTGCVEKMLCLIECSQLGLQEPELQVLLGDPETATPLPALTWGQVMRSLRRFLRNTAGYQNLPVLGFFHHSVSKVVQNSLIRTPAVRQSYHNVLAAYYQGQCAVQQLVARKLPYQLQKTGMSGKLVEFLQKDPRSLYMTAADRQKYMNGLRCSNKIPSEELDLRTAIVLCKMCATRNKVFIPSKELNKDVCVICGLKTTTKALNQQVYFCALHDPPDTEGKDWCISCQTSGKKAVTSSRAHLCVQCSSDSLENTCARLLV; via the exons ATGGACCCTGCCACCTTGCGAAAATTGAAAGAACGACAACCACCTCCATGCGAAATGAAGCTGCTCGACCTTGATCAGCAGGCAAGACGCAATATTGCCACCGCATATTTCAAGGAATATAACAAG atcCTAGACGATGAGCAGCTGGATctcctgacgtcatcagcaGGTGCCGGCAATCCCGTCTGGCTGGCCATGGCGTGTGAGGAACTCCGGGTGTTCGGAGACTTCAGCAGG CTTACGGAAAAGATCAAGTGCCTTCCTGCCTCCATGGAGGGGCTGATGCACATCTGTATCACCCGAGTCGTGAAGGAAGACGACACCGGGTGTGTGGAAAAG ATGCTGTGCCTGATAGAGTGTTCACAGCTAGGTCTACAGGAGCCAGAGTTACAGGTGTTGCTAGGCGACCCCGAGACAGCCACGCCCTTACCTGCGCTGACCTGGGGCCAGGTGATGAGGAGTCTGAGACGTTTCCTGAGGAACACAGCCGGGTACCAGAACCTCCCAGTCCTGGGGTTCTTCCACCACTCCGTCAGCAAG GTTGTACAGAATAGCCTAATCAGGACCCCAGCAGTTCGACAAAGTTACCACAACGTCCTCGCAGCCTACTACCAGGGTCAATGTGCTGTCCAGCAGTTGGTGGCTAGGAAGCTACCGTACCAGCTGCAGAAGACTGGGATGAGCGGCAAACTGGTGGAGTTTCTACAGAAGGATCCGAGATCGTTATACATGACTGCagcagacagacagaagtaCATGAAT GGACTGAGATGTTCAAACAAGATTCCCTCCGAGGAGCTGGATCTTAGGACCGCCATCGTCTTGTGCAAAATGTGTGCGACTAGAAACAAGGTCTTCATTCCGTCCAAGGAACTCAACAAGGATGTTTGCGTCATCTGTGGTCTTAAAACGACTACCAAAGCCCTCAACCAACAG GTGTATTTCTGTGCCCTCCATGACCCACCAGACACGGAGGGAAAAGACTGGTGTATCTCCTGCCAGACGAGCGGGAAGAAGGCCGTGACGAGCAGCAGGGCCCATCTATGTGTCCAGTGTAGCTCTGACTCTTTGGAAAACACTTGTGCAAGACTTTTGGTGTAG